A region of Malaciobacter marinus DNA encodes the following proteins:
- a CDS encoding BCCT family transporter: protein MLEKLKNSNSTILVPVFIPAVIVILLLVVGTISNPKLMGEIFSSTLEYITDDFGWFYMLAVALFLIFIISISISPWGHIKLGPDHSEPEYSFSSWFAMLFSAGYGIALLFFGVAEPILHYAAPPSGEALTIEAAKQAMQIAYFHWGFHIWAIYGLVGLTLAYFAFRHGLPLSMRSTLYPLIGDKIHGPAGHTVDTFAILGTLFGIATTLGLSVSQINAGLNYLWPSIEVSTTVQVTIIALITALALFSVLAGMDKGVKRLSIINILLALALMLFVFTVGPTIFILNTFLENTGSYLSNIVERTFSLQAYTSNDWIGNWTLFIFGWTIAWAPFVGLFIAKISKGRTIRQFVVGVMLVPTIFTFLWFSIFGDTALHMVMVQGYDSLITEVQNDKAIALFKLFERLPFTEVISFLTVFLIITFFVTSSDSGSLVIDSLASGGAIHTPVWQRSFWVILEGVVASVLLIAGGLGALQTASIVSALPFAIIMLIAGVGMWRALIIEDHREHSLQHTVNMNLQHPSVDNDEFWKGRLKELINFPKKDVVEHFIRNDVYNSMKKIKKELKESNWNCEIEYDEEYVRAIISIYKDEHVNFNYEVRLREYDLPDFAYLTLDKMEEEQTYYYNAEAFLKRGGLHYDLYGYEEHTIINDILTQFEKYLRFIHTTPATLPWDMEEHDDLLDNESETNK from the coding sequence ATGTTAGAGAAACTTAAAAATTCTAACTCAACAATTTTGGTTCCTGTTTTTATTCCTGCTGTTATAGTAATTTTATTATTAGTAGTAGGAACTATAAGCAATCCAAAATTAATGGGAGAAATTTTTTCTTCAACACTTGAATATATCACTGATGACTTTGGTTGGTTTTATATGCTTGCAGTGGCACTATTTTTGATATTTATAATATCAATTTCTATTTCACCTTGGGGACATATTAAATTAGGACCTGATCACTCAGAACCAGAATACAGCTTTTCATCTTGGTTTGCTATGCTTTTTTCAGCTGGTTATGGTATTGCATTATTATTTTTTGGTGTTGCTGAACCTATACTTCATTATGCTGCACCCCCTTCTGGAGAAGCATTGACAATTGAAGCTGCAAAACAAGCTATGCAAATTGCTTATTTTCACTGGGGATTTCATATTTGGGCTATTTATGGATTAGTTGGTTTAACACTTGCATATTTTGCATTTAGACATGGTTTACCTTTATCAATGAGATCAACTCTTTATCCACTAATTGGAGATAAAATTCATGGCCCAGCTGGTCATACAGTTGATACTTTTGCAATTTTAGGAACACTATTTGGTATAGCAACCACTTTAGGTTTATCTGTATCTCAAATTAATGCGGGACTTAATTATTTATGGCCTAGTATTGAAGTAAGTACTACAGTACAAGTTACTATTATTGCTTTAATAACAGCACTTGCCCTATTTTCAGTACTTGCAGGGATGGATAAAGGTGTAAAGAGATTATCTATAATAAATATATTACTTGCTCTTGCACTTATGTTATTTGTATTTACTGTAGGTCCAACTATTTTTATTTTAAATACTTTCTTGGAAAATACAGGTAGTTATTTAAGTAATATTGTTGAAAGAACTTTTAGTCTTCAAGCATATACTTCAAATGATTGGATTGGAAACTGGACATTGTTTATTTTTGGATGGACAATTGCATGGGCACCTTTTGTTGGACTTTTCATTGCTAAAATTAGTAAAGGTAGAACAATTAGACAGTTTGTTGTAGGAGTTATGTTAGTACCTACAATTTTTACATTTTTATGGTTTTCGATATTTGGTGATACTGCACTTCATATGGTAATGGTACAAGGTTATGATTCTTTAATTACAGAAGTTCAAAATGACAAAGCAATAGCACTATTTAAACTTTTTGAAAGATTACCTTTTACAGAAGTAATCTCTTTCTTAACTGTTTTTTTAATTATTACTTTTTTTGTAACTTCATCAGATTCAGGTTCACTAGTAATAGACTCTTTAGCTTCAGGTGGAGCAATTCATACACCTGTATGGCAACGTTCATTTTGGGTTATATTAGAAGGAGTTGTAGCTTCTGTACTTTTAATTGCAGGTGGATTAGGAGCTTTACAAACAGCATCCATTGTAAGTGCACTGCCCTTTGCTATTATTATGTTAATAGCAGGAGTTGGCATGTGGAGAGCTTTGATTATTGAAGATCATAGAGAGCATAGTTTGCAACACACTGTAAATATGAACTTGCAACATCCAAGTGTAGATAATGATGAGTTTTGGAAAGGTAGATTAAAAGAGTTAATTAACTTTCCCAAAAAAGATGTTGTTGAGCATTTTATAAGAAATGATGTTTATAACAGTATGAAAAAAATCAAAAAAGAGTTAAAAGAATCTAATTGGAATTGCGAAATAGAGTATGATGAAGAGTATGTAAGAGCTATTATTTCTATTTATAAAGATGAACATGTAAACTTTAACTATGAAGTTAGATTAAGAGAGTATGATCTGCCAGATTTTGCATATTTAACTCTTGATAAGATGGAAGAAGAACAAACTTATTATTATAATGCAGAAGCATTTTTAAAAAGAGGTGGTTTACATTATGATTTATATGGATATGAAGAGCATACGATAATAAATGATATTTTAACACAATTTGAAAAATATTTAAGATTTATTCATACAACACCAGCAACACTTCCTTGGGATATGGAAGAGCATGATGACTTACTAGATAATGAAAGTGAGACTAATAAATAG
- a CDS encoding 3-isopropylmalate dehydratase small subunit, whose translation MNVITGKVWNFGANIDTDIIIAARYLNSSEPEHLAKYVMEDADPDFPKKLQKGDIIVAGENFGCGSSREHAPIALKAAGVAAVVAPSFARIFYRNAFNMGLPIFELPEALEIKENDEISIDLDNGKIINNTTNKSYEFIAIPEFMQELIAVGGLINYAKEEIKKENNEEL comes from the coding sequence ATGAATGTAATTACTGGAAAAGTATGGAATTTTGGGGCAAATATTGATACTGATATTATTATTGCTGCTAGATATTTAAATAGTTCAGAGCCTGAACATTTAGCAAAATATGTAATGGAAGATGCAGATCCAGATTTCCCTAAGAAACTACAAAAGGGTGATATTATTGTTGCTGGTGAAAACTTTGGTTGTGGTTCTAGTAGAGAACATGCTCCAATTGCCTTAAAAGCTGCTGGTGTTGCTGCTGTTGTAGCCCCATCATTTGCAAGAATTTTTTATAGAAATGCTTTTAATATGGGATTGCCTATTTTTGAACTACCAGAAGCATTAGAAATAAAAGAGAATGATGAAATTTCTATTGATCTTGATAATGGAAAAATTATTAATAATACAACTAATAAATCATATGAATTTATTGCTATCCCTGAGTTTATGCAAGAGTTGATTGCAGTTGGTGGATTAATAAACTATGCAAAAGAAGAAATAAAGAAGGAAAATAATGAAGAATTATAA
- the rpsM gene encoding 30S ribosomal protein S13 translates to MARIAGVDLPNKKRMEYALTYIFGIGLHNSRLILDAVGIDYNKRAHELTEDEAAAIRQEIQKNYMVEGDLRKKVAMDIKSLMDLGSYRGLRHRKGLPCRGQKTKTNARTRKGKKRTVGAAAK, encoded by the coding sequence ATGGCTAGAATTGCAGGTGTTGATTTACCAAATAAAAAAAGAATGGAGTATGCTTTAACATACATTTTCGGTATTGGTTTACATAACTCTAGATTAATCTTAGACGCTGTTGGAATTGATTACAACAAAAGAGCTCACGAGCTAACAGAAGATGAAGCAGCAGCTATTAGACAAGAGATCCAAAAAAACTATATGGTTGAGGGTGATCTTAGAAAAAAAGTTGCTATGGATATCAAATCATTAATGGACTTAGGTTCATACAGAGGTTTAAGACATAGAAAAGGTTTACCTTGTAGAGGGCAAAAGACAAAAACTAATGCTAGAACAAGAAAAGGTAAAAAGAGAACTGTTGGTGCAGCAGCGAAATAA
- the rpsK gene encoding 30S ribosomal protein S11, with translation MAKRKVTRKKIVKKNIADGIVHIAATFNNTMVTVTDNAGNAIAWSSSGNLGFKGSKKSTPFAAQQAVEDAMKKAMEHGIKNVGIKIQGPGSGRDTAVKSVGAMEGIRVTWLKDVTPLPHNGCRPPKRRRV, from the coding sequence ATGGCAAAAAGAAAAGTAACTAGAAAAAAAATAGTAAAAAAGAATATTGCTGACGGAATTGTTCACATTGCAGCAACGTTCAATAATACAATGGTAACAGTAACTGACAACGCAGGAAATGCTATTGCATGGTCAAGTTCTGGAAACTTAGGTTTCAAAGGTAGTAAAAAATCTACTCCATTTGCTGCTCAACAAGCAGTAGAAGATGCAATGAAAAAAGCTATGGAACATGGTATTAAAAATGTAGGAATCAAAATCCAAGGACCAGGTTCTGGAAGAGATACTGCAGTTAAATCAGTTGGTGCTATGGAAGGTATCAGAGTTACATGGTTAAAGGATGTTACACCACTACCACACAATGGTTGTAGACCTCCTAAGAGAAGAAGAGTGTAA
- a CDS encoding AtpZ/AtpI family protein, with protein MENNNQQPKHQSKLRALDNLSLGLSLVAAVAIGFGVGYGLKHLFGYDWLLWLGLFWGIAAAVLNIVKAYKRAQKEYEGLENDPRYAHRAKYGDKKFDDEDD; from the coding sequence ATGGAAAATAATAATCAACAACCAAAACACCAATCTAAGTTAAGAGCTTTAGATAATTTATCTTTAGGACTCTCTTTAGTTGCAGCAGTTGCGATTGGATTTGGTGTAGGGTATGGCTTGAAACATCTATTTGGATATGACTGGCTTTTATGGCTAGGACTTTTTTGGGGTATTGCAGCAGCTGTATTAAATATAGTAAAAGCATATAAAAGAGCTCAAAAAGAGTATGAAGGTTTAGAAAACGATCCAAGATATGCCCATAGAGCAAAATATGGGGATAAAAAATTTGATGATGAAGATGATTAA
- the leuB gene encoding 3-isopropylmalate dehydrogenase, which translates to MKNYNISIIKGDGIGPEIVDEAIKVLDAVSYSCGFSLEYKEYLMGGIAIDMTGVPLPDETVQGVLNSDACLFGSIGGEKWDTLPRELRPETGLLKFREAMGVYANLRPAIIYDELVNASTLKPEVIEGVDIMVVRELIGGIYFGQPRENDGFKAFNTMVYTKPEIERIGKKAFELAMKRDKRVCSVDKANVLEVSQLWRDTMEELSKDYPEVELSHMYVDNAAMQLVRNPKQFDVIVTGNIFGDILSDTASMVVGSIGLLPSASTGDKTAVYEPIHGSAPDIAGQGIANPIATIESAGMMLRYSLGEDEAANKIDSAIKKALKDGYRTKDLAAYDAKEIVTTAEMGDIIANYINK; encoded by the coding sequence ATGAAGAATTATAATATTTCAATTATTAAAGGTGATGGAATTGGTCCTGAGATTGTTGATGAGGCAATTAAAGTACTAGATGCTGTTTCTTACTCTTGTGGATTTTCTTTAGAGTATAAAGAGTATTTAATGGGTGGAATTGCTATTGATATGACAGGTGTTCCACTTCCTGATGAAACTGTACAAGGTGTTTTAAACTCTGATGCTTGTTTATTTGGTTCAATTGGTGGAGAAAAATGGGATACACTTCCACGAGAACTTAGACCTGAAACTGGACTTTTAAAGTTTAGAGAAGCTATGGGTGTATATGCAAACTTAAGACCTGCAATTATTTATGATGAATTAGTAAATGCTTCAACACTTAAACCTGAAGTTATTGAAGGTGTTGATATTATGGTTGTACGTGAGCTTATTGGTGGAATTTATTTTGGTCAACCAAGAGAAAATGATGGTTTCAAAGCATTTAATACAATGGTTTATACAAAACCTGAAATTGAAAGAATTGGTAAAAAAGCTTTTGAACTTGCAATGAAAAGAGATAAAAGAGTTTGTTCTGTTGATAAAGCAAATGTTCTTGAAGTTTCTCAATTATGGAGAGATACAATGGAAGAGTTATCAAAAGATTATCCAGAAGTTGAATTATCTCATATGTATGTAGATAATGCAGCTATGCAACTTGTTAGAAATCCAAAACAGTTTGATGTTATTGTAACAGGAAATATATTTGGAGATATATTATCAGATACAGCTTCAATGGTAGTTGGTTCAATTGGATTATTGCCAAGTGCTAGTACTGGTGATAAAACAGCAGTTTATGAGCCAATTCATGGAAGTGCACCTGATATTGCTGGACAAGGAATCGCAAATCCTATTGCTACAATTGAAAGTGCTGGAATGATGCTTAGATACTCTTTAGGTGAAGATGAAGCAGCAAATAAAATTGATTCAGCTATTAAAAAAGCACTTAAAGATGGTTATAGAACAAAAGATTTAGCAGCATATGATGCTAAAGAGATTGTTACAACAGCAGAAATGGGTGATATTATCGCCAATTATATAAATAAATAA
- a CDS encoding HIT family protein yields MNYIYENDLIYIDLEKSEIPWLKIFTKENYKEFCHCPQNVKNEIWSKLDIIEKEMIDYFNPEKINIASFGNYVPHVHFHIMARFKQDSYFPEPMWGKKQREPSLILPSFEEFYSNLKKKL; encoded by the coding sequence ATGAATTATATTTATGAAAACGATTTAATATATATAGATTTAGAAAAAAGTGAAATACCTTGGTTGAAAATTTTTACAAAAGAGAATTATAAAGAGTTTTGTCATTGTCCTCAAAATGTTAAAAATGAGATTTGGAGTAAACTTGATATTATAGAAAAAGAGATGATTGATTATTTTAATCCTGAAAAAATAAATATTGCTTCATTTGGGAACTATGTGCCTCATGTTCATTTTCATATTATGGCAAGGTTTAAACAAGACTCCTATTTTCCCGAACCTATGTGGGGAAAAAAACAAAGAGAACCAAGCTTAATATTACCCTCATTTGAAGAATTTTATAGTAATTTGAAAAAAAAATTATAG
- the rpoD gene encoding RNA polymerase sigma factor RpoD produces MSAKDLNKSIEQIVKEYKDSILTYEKIIKIFPKAPSAANIKKLLALVQLYNVQLISSQEQAKRMNAEEAKRKAEHRNKLRENEEDVYDLLKNKELLEWSRSDSPVRMYLREMGQIPLLTKEEEIEISKKIEMGEDVILDAICYVPYLIDFILEYKEPLVNRERKVKELFRNFDDEDSDDKDDDIEEESEPEEEEEKKGKKQKKLDKRAETIIAAFKVLEKAKKDWLKFLTKESAKSDDEIDQMQHNLAIAFKKKILKEALLDLGPTSKLISEIVRAMETALKSDTGFEHELKRLEYRLPLFNDMLKKNHQKILDNILNLTKVQITSMVPEATMVSTYMEIKKLFQTAEASKDGFDLEPEELKDVLEQIKRGKQITDQAKTRMAKSNLRLVVSIAKRYTNRGLPFLDLIQEGNIGLMKAVDKFEYKKGYKFSTYATWWIRQAISRAIADQARTIRIPIHMIETINRINKIIRKGIQENGKEPDVEEIAKEVGLPIDKVKQVIKITKEPVSLEAPIGSDDDGKFGDFVPDEKAPTPVDNIMKEDLQGQIDQILAQLNEREQAVVRMRFGLMEDASDRTLEEIGKELSVTRERVRQIESSAIKKLKHPKVGKNLKNYVES; encoded by the coding sequence ATGAGTGCAAAAGATTTAAATAAATCAATAGAACAAATTGTTAAAGAGTACAAAGATTCTATCTTAACTTATGAAAAAATCATTAAAATCTTTCCAAAAGCACCTTCAGCAGCAAATATTAAAAAACTTCTAGCTTTAGTTCAGTTATATAATGTACAACTGATTAGTTCGCAAGAACAAGCTAAAAGAATGAATGCCGAAGAAGCAAAACGAAAAGCAGAACATAGAAACAAACTAAGAGAAAACGAAGAAGATGTATATGACTTACTAAAGAATAAAGAACTTTTAGAATGGAGTAGATCTGATTCACCTGTTAGGATGTATTTAAGAGAAATGGGACAAATTCCTCTTTTAACAAAAGAAGAAGAAATTGAAATTTCCAAAAAAATAGAAATGGGTGAAGATGTAATTCTTGATGCCATTTGTTATGTTCCATATTTAATTGACTTTATTCTTGAGTATAAAGAACCTTTAGTAAATAGAGAAAGAAAAGTTAAAGAACTTTTTAGAAACTTTGATGATGAAGATTCAGATGATAAAGATGATGACATTGAAGAAGAGTCTGAACCTGAAGAGGAAGAAGAGAAAAAAGGTAAAAAACAAAAAAAACTTGATAAAAGAGCAGAAACAATTATTGCAGCTTTTAAAGTTTTAGAAAAAGCAAAAAAAGATTGGTTAAAATTCTTGACAAAAGAATCAGCAAAATCTGATGATGAAATTGATCAAATGCAACATAATCTAGCTATTGCTTTTAAGAAAAAAATATTAAAAGAAGCTTTACTTGATTTAGGCCCAACTTCAAAACTTATTAGTGAAATCGTAAGAGCTATGGAAACTGCACTAAAATCAGACACTGGTTTTGAACATGAATTAAAAAGATTAGAGTATAGATTACCACTTTTTAATGATATGCTAAAGAAAAACCACCAAAAGATTTTGGATAATATTTTGAACTTAACTAAAGTTCAAATTACTTCTATGGTTCCAGAAGCTACTATGGTAAGTACTTATATGGAGATTAAAAAACTTTTCCAAACAGCAGAAGCAAGTAAAGATGGATTTGATTTAGAACCTGAAGAGTTAAAAGATGTACTAGAACAAATTAAAAGAGGTAAACAAATTACTGATCAAGCTAAGACAAGAATGGCAAAATCAAACCTTAGACTTGTTGTATCTATTGCAAAAAGATATACAAATAGAGGTTTACCTTTCCTTGATTTAATTCAAGAAGGAAACATTGGTCTTATGAAAGCTGTTGATAAATTTGAGTATAAAAAAGGTTATAAATTCTCTACTTATGCAACATGGTGGATTAGACAAGCAATTAGTAGAGCAATTGCTGATCAAGCAAGAACTATTAGAATTCCAATTCATATGATTGAAACTATTAATAGAATTAATAAAATCATCAGAAAAGGTATTCAAGAAAATGGAAAAGAGCCAGATGTAGAAGAGATTGCAAAAGAAGTTGGACTTCCAATTGATAAAGTTAAACAAGTAATCAAAATCACTAAAGAGCCTGTTTCACTTGAAGCACCAATTGGTAGTGATGATGATGGTAAGTTTGGAGACTTTGTACCTGATGAAAAAGCTCCAACTCCTGTTGACAATATCATGAAAGAAGATTTACAAGGTCAAATTGATCAAATTCTTGCTCAATTAAATGAAAGAGAACAAGCAGTTGTAAGAATGAGATTTGGACTTATGGAAGATGCTAGTGATAGAACTTTAGAAGAAATTGGAAAAGAATTAAGTGTTACTAGAGAAAGAGTAAGACAAATAGAATCAAGTGCAATTAAAAAATTAAAACACCCTAAAGTTGGGAAAAATCTTAAAAACTACGTAGAAAGCTAA
- a CDS encoding exopolyphosphatase, with protein sequence MSDKKYRLVTRSDMDGLVCGTLLKYLGIIDEITFVHPKDMQDGKIEITSSDITTNLPYVDGVYLAFDHHFSETLRNEKKDNHIIDADAPSAAEVVYRYYGADEKFPSKFKPMMDAANKADSASFTKEDILNPKGWELLSFLMDSRTGLGRFRDFTVANYQLMMDLIDYCKDHDISDILALSDVKERIDLYFKYEEQFKEQLKRCTSIHKNLIIVDYRGEEIIYPGNRFMIYAMYPEANISIHAIWGKDKQNVVYSTGKSIINKTSNTNVGELMLKYNGGGHKAAGGCQIDHEDANKVLDELITKINIDG encoded by the coding sequence ATGTCTGATAAAAAGTATAGACTCGTAACTAGAAGCGATATGGATGGTCTTGTTTGTGGAACATTACTAAAGTATTTAGGAATTATTGATGAAATAACTTTTGTTCATCCAAAAGATATGCAAGATGGAAAAATAGAAATTACATCAAGTGATATTACGACAAATTTGCCATATGTTGATGGTGTGTATTTAGCATTTGATCATCATTTTAGTGAAACACTTAGAAATGAAAAAAAAGATAATCATATTATTGATGCAGATGCTCCTAGTGCAGCAGAAGTTGTATATAGATATTATGGTGCAGATGAAAAATTTCCTTCAAAGTTTAAACCAATGATGGATGCAGCCAATAAAGCTGATAGTGCATCTTTTACAAAAGAAGATATATTAAATCCTAAAGGATGGGAATTATTAAGCTTTTTGATGGATAGTAGAACAGGTCTTGGTAGATTTAGAGATTTTACTGTTGCAAATTATCAGCTAATGATGGATTTGATTGATTATTGCAAAGATCATGATATTAGTGATATTTTAGCTTTAAGTGATGTAAAAGAGAGAATAGATTTATATTTTAAGTATGAAGAACAGTTTAAAGAACAACTAAAAAGATGTACAAGCATTCATAAAAATCTTATTATAGTTGATTATAGAGGTGAAGAGATAATATACCCAGGTAATAGATTTATGATATATGCAATGTATCCAGAAGCAAATATTTCTATTCATGCTATTTGGGGAAAAGATAAACAAAATGTTGTTTATAGTACTGGAAAATCAATTATTAATAAAACTTCAAATACAAATGTAGGTGAACTTATGCTTAAGTATAATGGCGGAGGTCATAAAGCTGCTGGTGGTTGTCAAATTGACCATGAAGATGCTAATAAAGTGCTAGATGAGTTAATTACTAAAATTAATATAGATGGATAA
- the hemL gene encoding glutamate-1-semialdehyde 2,1-aminomutase — translation MFDKSITAYEEAKKVIPGGVDSPVRAFKSVGGTPPFIDRGEGAYLIDVDGNKYLDFIQSWGPLIFGHCDKDIEEAVIKTVKKGLSFGAPTVLETELASEIVEMYDNIDKVRFVNSGTEAVMSAIRLARGVTGKNGILKFEGCYHGHSDSLLVQAGSGMATFGTPSSPGVPADLTKHTLLCEYNNIDELKKCFEASDDIACIIIEPIAGNMGFVPADEEFLTQCRKLCDENGALLIFDEVMSGFRASLTGAHGVVNTKSDIITFGKVIGAGMPVGAFAASSEIMAHLSPDGAVYQAGTLSGNPVAMAAGLVSLRKIKAQKGLYEKLNQKVTKLLAGFKKAAEDNNIAFQVDSRGSMFGFFFCEKPPRNFKEVGTCNFDRFAKFHQEMLKRGFYFACSQYEAAFMCEAISDEDIDNCIKAAQEVMAKL, via the coding sequence ATGTTTGATAAATCAATAACAGCATATGAAGAAGCAAAAAAAGTAATTCCTGGTGGAGTTGATTCACCAGTTAGAGCATTTAAAAGTGTAGGTGGAACACCTCCATTTATTGATAGAGGTGAGGGTGCTTATCTTATTGATGTAGATGGTAATAAATATTTAGATTTTATTCAAAGCTGGGGTCCTTTGATTTTTGGACATTGTGATAAAGATATTGAAGAAGCTGTAATTAAAACTGTAAAAAAAGGTTTAAGTTTTGGTGCTCCAACTGTATTAGAAACTGAACTTGCAAGTGAAATTGTTGAGATGTATGACAATATAGATAAAGTTAGATTTGTAAATTCTGGAACAGAAGCAGTGATGAGTGCTATTAGATTAGCAAGAGGTGTTACAGGTAAAAATGGAATTTTAAAGTTTGAGGGATGTTATCATGGACATTCTGATTCTTTATTAGTTCAAGCAGGTTCTGGTATGGCTACTTTTGGTACTCCAAGCTCACCAGGTGTTCCAGCAGATTTAACAAAACATACATTACTTTGTGAATATAACAATATTGATGAGTTAAAAAAATGTTTTGAAGCAAGTGATGATATTGCTTGTATTATTATTGAGCCAATTGCAGGAAATATGGGATTTGTTCCAGCTGATGAAGAGTTTTTAACACAATGTAGAAAACTTTGTGATGAAAATGGTGCACTTTTAATATTTGATGAAGTAATGAGTGGTTTTAGAGCGAGTTTAACAGGAGCTCATGGTGTAGTTAATACTAAATCAGATATTATAACTTTTGGTAAAGTAATTGGTGCTGGTATGCCAGTTGGAGCTTTTGCTGCTAGTAGTGAAATAATGGCTCATTTAAGTCCGGATGGAGCAGTATATCAAGCTGGTACTTTAAGTGGAAATCCAGTTGCTATGGCAGCAGGACTTGTAAGTCTTAGAAAGATTAAAGCCCAAAAAGGTTTATATGAAAAATTAAACCAAAAAGTAACAAAACTGTTAGCAGGATTTAAAAAAGCAGCAGAAGATAATAATATTGCATTTCAAGTTGATTCAAGAGGATCTATGTTTGGATTCTTCTTTTGTGAAAAACCACCAAGAAACTTTAAAGAGGTTGGTACTTGTAATTTTGATAGATTTGCTAAGTTTCACCAAGAGATGCTAAAAAGAGGTTTTTATTTTGCTTGCTCTCAATATGAAGCAGCATTTATGTGTGAAGCAATTAGTGATGAGGATATTGACAATTGTATTAAAGCTGCACAAGAAGTGATGGCTAAATTATAA
- the rpmJ gene encoding 50S ribosomal protein L36: MKVRASVKKMCDKCKVIKRKGIVRVICDNKKHKQRQG; the protein is encoded by the coding sequence ATGAAAGTAAGAGCTTCAGTTAAAAAAATGTGTGATAAATGTAAAGTTATCAAGAGAAAAGGGATCGTAAGAGTAATTTGCGATAACAAAAAACACAAACAAAGACAAGGATAA